A single Lactuca sativa cultivar Salinas chromosome 8, Lsat_Salinas_v11, whole genome shotgun sequence DNA region contains:
- the LOC128127643 gene encoding uncharacterized protein LOC128127643, with protein MRYLPIAPRLQRLYLTKNTAKQMTWRYEHQKEPGLMVHPSDGEARKHFDSMYPEFSSEPRNVRLGLCTDGFSPNNSNTTPYSCWHVFLSIYNLPPWMCLKEPYVQLSIVIPGKKSPGQNIDVFLRPLIDELKMLYIDSVVTYDASTKCNFTMKAILLWTVSDFPAYAMLSGWSIHGKLACLYCMGFLANKVERSSPPPILTGDQIWEQVRHFSTAYEGKPFRAKNAKLPGFGITHNWVKRSIIWELPYLWKLLIRNNLDPMHIETNVFENIFNTVMDTPKSKDNMNARKDIKMYCNRVQWHTWKKGNKDMKKRASFALSKEKSHECHVFLQRFLPISLRDDLQRSQTTIVETICKLEKIFPPGFFDSMEHLVIHLAREAMLGGPVQYRWIYLYERLSIKHFQSSISKIIQKSGQQRPLTDDEMRIAHNYILINCVEVLPFLRLFENYVIQSQPDMDDRAFERFRDQHFAKWFKDHVSMIRAKFVLLKFFNNQMLSVNILNALHEDRYDMLGPIKDTLSMIECDYYGLLDEVLEVEYQGIGRCVVVLFKCTWLNPTEGVRVDQKHNLVDIKHKSRLRNEDPFILASQAEQVYYAPYPAMKDLKDWWVVVKTKPRGVYDLRQCVTEEDDDEDEEDQFF; from the exons ATGAGGTACTTGCCGATTGCTCCTAGACTCCAAAGGTTGTATTTGACAAAAAATACAGCAAAGCAAATGACATGGCGCTATGAACATCAGAAAGAACCAGGTTTGATGGTCCATCCAAGTGATGGTGAGGCTCGGAAGCATTTCGACTCAATGTATCCAGAATTTTCAAGTGAACCACGAAATGTTCGCCTTGGGCTATGCACCGATGGGTTCAGTCCAAATAACTCAAATACAACCCCGTATTCATGTTGGCATGTTTTCCTTTCAATTTATAACTTGCCTCCTTGGATGTGCTTAAAAGAACCATATGTTCAATTAAGCATAGTTATTCCTGGAAAAAAGAGCCCAGGTCAAAATATAGATGTGTTTCTCAGGCCGCTAATTGACGAGTTAAAGATGCTATATATAGACAGTGTTGTCACTTATGATGCTTCGACTAAATGCAATTTCACAATGAAAGCTATACTTCTTTGGACAGTTAGTGACTTTCCTGCTTATGCAATGTTATCGGGATGGAGCATACATGGCAAGTTAGCATGTCTATATTGTATGG GATTTCTGGCTAATAAGGTTGAGAGATCTAGCCCCCCACCAATATTAACTGGTGATCAGATTTGGGAGCAAGTACGACACTTTTCAACTGCTTATGAAGGCAAACCTTTTAGAGCGAAGAATGCAAAATTGCCTGGTTTCGGGATTACTCATAATTGGGTTAAGAGGAGCATCATTTGGGAGCTACCATATTTGTGGAAGTTGTTAATACGAAACAACCTTGATCCCATGCACATTGAGacaaatgtgtttgaaaatatTTTCAACACCGTGATGGACACTCCAAAAAGCAAAGACAACATGAATGCAAGAAAAGATATAAAAATGTATTGCAATCGAGTGCAATGGCATACATGGAAGAAGGGAAATAAGGATATGAAAAAGAGAGCATCATTTGCTTTGAGCAAAGAAAAA AGTCACGAGTGCCATGTATTTCTTCAAAGATTTTTGCCTATTTCTCTAAGAG ATGACTTACAACGCTCACAAACTACTATTGTTGAAACCATTTGCAAGTTGGAAAAAATATTTCCACCTGGATTCTTTGACTCAATGGAGCATCTTGTTATCCACTTAGCTCGAGAAGCTATGCTTGGTGGTCCGGTTCAATATAGGTGGATATATCTCTATGAAAG ACTCTCGATTAAGCATTTTCAAAGTTCTATCTCGAAGATTATTCAAAAAAGTGGTCAACAGAGGCCTTTGACAGACGATGAGATGCGTATTGCTCATAATTACATCTTGATCAATTGTGTTGAGGTTCTACCTTTTTTAAG GTTGTTTGAAAATTATGTGATCCAAAGCCAACCTGATATGGATGATAGAGCATTTGAAAGGTTTAGGGATCAACATTTTGCTAAGTGGTTTAAAGATCATGTGAGTATGATACGAGCAAAATTTGTATTACTAAA GTTTTTCAACAATCAAATGCTATCAGTCAACATCTTAAATGCCTTGCATGAGGACCGTTACGACATGTTAGGTCCTATAAAGGATACTTTGTCAATG ATTGAGTGTGACTATTATGGGTTGCTGGATGAGGTCTTGGAAGTAGAATATCAAGGCATAGGGCGTTGCGTTGTAGTATTGTTCAAGTGTACATGGTTAAACCCTACTGAAGGGGTACGTGTGGATCAAAAGCATAATTTGGTTGATATTAAACACAAATCAAGGCTAAGAAATGAAGATCCATTTATCCTAGCGTCACAAGCAGAACAAGTGTATTATGCACCATATCCTGCAATGAAGGATTTGAAAGATTGGTGGGTTGTCGTCAAGACGAAGCCAAGGGGTGTATATGATCTACGACAATGTGTTACTGAAGAAGATGACGATGAGGATGAAGAGGACCAATTCTTTTAA